A single genomic interval of Bacteroidia bacterium harbors:
- the rplQ gene encoding 50S ribosomal protein L17 — MRHGHKLNPLGRTRAHRSAMLSNMASSLILNKRIITTVAKAKELRRYLEPLVTKAKTDTTHSRRMVFSYLQNKKSVKELFSTIGPKVLNRPGGYLRILKMGFRAGDKADMAMIEFVDFNDLVDNKLKEAKAEKPRTKKTRRKKKKATAASASSGNTQTAAQ; from the coding sequence ATGCGACATGGTCATAAACTAAATCCTTTGGGGCGCACGCGAGCACATCGCAGCGCGATGCTTAGCAATATGGCTTCCTCTTTAATTTTGAATAAGAGAATTATCACAACTGTAGCAAAAGCCAAAGAGCTGCGCCGCTATTTAGAGCCCCTTGTAACAAAAGCTAAGACAGACACTACCCATTCCCGCAGAATGGTATTTAGTTACTTACAAAACAAAAAAAGTGTCAAGGAGCTTTTTAGTACCATAGGTCCTAAAGTCCTAAACAGACCTGGAGGCTACCTTCGTATCTTGAAAATGGGCTTCCGTGCAGGCGATAAAGCCGACATGGCTATGATTGAATTTGTAGATTTTAATGACCTTGTAGATAACAAACTCAAAGAAGCAAAAGCTGAAAAACCCCGCACTAAGAAAACTCGCCGCAAGAAGAAAAAAGCTACTGCAGCAAGCGCAAGTAGTGGAAATACACAAACTGCGGCACAATAA
- the pyrH gene encoding UMP kinase, which translates to MKLKYKRILLKLSGEALMGNREYGIDAKKLDEYAREIKKVFDIGCQIAIVIGGGNIFRGTDAQAMGIERAHGDYMGMLATVINGMAIQGALEKLGITTRLLSAIKMEQICEPFIRRRAIRHLEKDRIVIFGAGTGNPFFTTDTAASLRAIEIDADVVLKGTRVNGIYSADPEKDANAIFYPNLNYDEVLANRLNVMDMTAFTLCQENKLPIIVFNMNEPDNLLRIVQGEAVGTLVQD; encoded by the coding sequence ATGGGATTGACGCAAAAAAATTAGATGAGTACGCTCGTGAGATTAAAAAGGTTTTTGATATAGGTTGTCAGATAGCCATTGTTATAGGTGGAGGTAACATTTTTAGGGGAACAGATGCACAAGCTATGGGCATAGAGCGTGCACACGGAGATTACATGGGTATGTTGGCTACGGTTATCAATGGTATGGCTATTCAAGGGGCTTTGGAGAAACTAGGTATCACTACAAGGTTACTTTCTGCTATTAAAATGGAGCAAATTTGTGAGCCTTTTATTCGCCGCAGGGCTATACGCCATTTAGAAAAAGACCGAATTGTTATTTTTGGGGCAGGTACAGGTAATCCATTTTTTACCACAGATACAGCAGCTTCTTTACGCGCTATTGAAATTGACGCCGACGTGGTTTTGAAAGGAACGCGTGTAAATGGAATTTATTCAGCGGATCCAGAAAAAGATGCAAATGCTATTTTTTATCCCAATTTGAACTACGATGAAGTATTAGCTAACCGATTGAACGTAATGGATATGACCGCTTTTACTTTGTGCCAAGAAAATAAATTGCCCATTATTGTTTTTAACATGAACGAACCTGATAATTTGCTCCGCATTGTACAGGGTGAAGCAGTAGGAACTTTAGTACAGGATTAA